The sequence CGTCCAGCGAGTATCAAACATCAATGCATCAAAAATGATTACTGGCACTTCAGATTCCCGAGTAAAAGAAGTGGTAAGTTGCAGTAAAACAAAaacaatgtgtgtgtgtgtgtgtgcgtgcgtgcgtgcgtgcgtgtgtatatatatatatatatatatatatatatatatatatatatatatatatatatatatatatatatcgagagagagagagagagagagagagagagagagaggtcaccTTGCGAGAACTACTAACCCCTGGCCTTGAGTTCTGCGAGGCGTCTCGAGAGGTCATCCTCATcgaccttctccttctccttggcAGGGATGGCATGTGATGCGGCCTGCGGAAGCCCGACGGAGACCTCAAGGCCATAATCGTCAGCAACCTGCTGCATAAGGCTGTTGACCTCGGTCTCGGGGGTGGAGAGGCTGGTGGATCCAGCCATGGCGCCCTCCATGAACTCAGCCTGGACCTCCATGTTGACGAACTGGCGCTCGAACTGGTCCATGGTCTCGGACATCTTCTGGAGGTTGCCGGAGGCGAGAGCGGAGTCGAGGGATTTGACGATGGAGCCCATGGACTTACCGATGGCCTGCATCTTGGCCTGGGTGTCGAGGCGGGCGACGACGGCGTCGAGGCGGGAGGCTAGGCGGAGGTAGTTCATCTGCTCCGTGCGCTTGCGGATGGCATTCTCAGCGTAGATCCGGGCGCCGTCCATGTTGCCCTTCTCGATCGCCTTCTTGACCTTGAGCTTCTCGGCCTTCTCGTCCTTCTCGCACTTGCGCGCCTGCCTCTGCAGGCTCTTGGATGTGAACTTGAGCTCCATGATCTGGTTCATCAACTTCTCAGTGTTTCCCATGGCGGATGCTTCAAGGGAATCGATCGATCGACGAAGACCTCGGGTTAGGGTTTCCTGAAGGCGAAGGAAAAGGAGGCAAAGGGCTGGATCATAGAAACCGGAGTTGGAAGGCTGAGGTGGTAACAAGCTATGGGGGCAAAACGGTAAATGGACAAGACGGACTCAACCCAGTTTCCGCTCGAGCCCTACTCAAAACTTATAGCCCAATGTTGGGTCCATTTACGAGTCAAATGCAAACCTGAACCGGTTCGATCGTGATCACCTGATTAGGAACTCATTTACTGTTCTTCCTTTCGATTCGATTTCGGATCGAGAGATCTTtgcgcgcgcgcgcgcacacacacacacacactatatatatatatatatatatatatatatatatatattctcatttaTGGCTCAATCGATTCATACAATTTTGATGTCATATGCAATCGAATCATGTTATAAAATGAGAATGGACCGCTAAGCATCATGACTATCAAGTGAAGGTGGGTTGAGCCTTCGACTTTATCTTAGCTACACGATGACATGAAACCAATTGACAAATCCTAACACTAATGTATTGGAGCACAATAAGGGATCACCGTTAGCATGACACTTACTCAAATGTTCTTCAACCTTATATATTAATCTCGAGTGTCGCAAGTGATAATATTAATTTGAATTACTCATTATGTTCGAGAAATACTCGATAATATCACAATATCACTTTCTAATTTAATTCCCCACATAATCTTTATGATTAttagtcttatatatatatatataagacctcGATTATATTGACTCATTAAAGCTTATAAATCTTTTgaattctatattttttttttttcacctctATTAACATGAGCATTTTTGGGATTTTTATTGAGCATACCTTAATTTAGTTATTGGATTTCTATCAAATTCACTCATTTCTTTATGAACTTGCATGAAACAACTTGATACATTGGACAACCAACCaacttacgaaaataaaatacCGACATATCCATTTAATAATAAACCTACACATTAATTAGAACTCTATGGTAATCTTAAAATCAGAAAATGGTGATTTTATTGCATCAACTAATAATAAGAACGGGAGAGAAGTCGAGCATAATTATGATATAACCACTGTTAACAAGCCTTTTGGTGGCCTCACCCCTTTATTATACAAATTTGCTGCTGTCGTGTTTTCATACCTAATGTTTAGATGTCTCTATATAATAGTATGGAATATAAAGGGAACAATCAACTTAATTTAGTGCAATGTTACATTAGAAATAAGATTATCAAAACATTTGGATAATGTATTTAGAATAGCTCTTCATACTCTATTAAATTATCAAGGGTGCTTCCTTTTTTATGAATATTaatgttattatttttataattttctcaatcAATTCAACTCAATGTACCAACTGCTCCTTGTCTCTTCCCACCCTCGGCCTCATCTTATCTCCTTTTATCGGTGGGTATGCATTGTCTCCACTTTTGATCATTCTCAATCATACCTCATCTCCTTTTACCCTCGATTATATCTTGTTTATTTTCACCCTCGATCATATATCATCTTAGTCTATCATTTATTGTACATTAATCTTATTCAACTTTTGATCATGTCTTTACCTCCTATTGTCTTTCATGACTCTTGGCCATGCTTCATCTCCCTTTATCCATAGTCACACCTCATCTGCTCTCGCTTGatcattcttttttttaatatattaaaaaaacaagTGTTGCCTTATTTTCTTATTAATGTATTATTACTTTTGCATAATTATTCTGTCATCAATTATTAATTATGCACATTCAATATGAATCCAAACCTATCGAACCTAGGTGTGAAGATACAATGAAGTCCAACTAAATTTTCTACAAACTTAAACTTATATTGGAAGAATGCCGAACAAAAGTTCCTCTAATGCTCAAGTCAATAATGGGATTCAAAAAGCTTAGAGGTTTCAAAGTTTAGTTGTATTATTAGCTAGAGGGAGATTGATCTTGAGacctttttataataatttatagtgATAATTAGAAAAAAGTGAGTGTTTAATTCATGTGATAGTTGTGTGAGATTATCAGGCATTACTCGAGAGTTGGTTTAACTATAAGGCATTATAATTAGTATAATCACACATCATATTAATTTAACAGATCATTTAGTTTATGTGTCAAATTGATAATGCATCCGA comes from Musa acuminata AAA Group cultivar baxijiao chromosome BXJ3-3, Cavendish_Baxijiao_AAA, whole genome shotgun sequence and encodes:
- the LOC135634311 gene encoding ESCRT-related protein CHMP1, with the translated sequence MGNTEKLMNQIMELKFTSKSLQRQARKCEKDEKAEKLKVKKAIEKGNMDGARIYAENAIRKRTEQMNYLRLASRLDAVVARLDTQAKMQAIGKSMGSIVKSLDSALASGNLQKMSETMDQFERQFVNMEVQAEFMEGAMAGSTSLSTPETEVNSLMQQVADDYGLEVSVGLPQAASHAIPAKEKEKVDEDDLSRRLAELKARG